From a single Fulvivirga ulvae genomic region:
- a CDS encoding aminotransferase class III-fold pyridoxal phosphate-dependent enzyme: MLVKPIQEERIQKARQLVSEYYGISGELKALQGEVDENYLLQTGAGEQYSFKISSTHISEKEVEFQNALLNHLEDKTDLILPKVVKSLKGSYYEKIDLDGGTKILRLLTWVPGRLYADVNPKSSELLISLGKACGKLSTALSGFEHPEANRKHRWDPAQADWVKDHFNKFSEPGQADTGRHFYALYESVQPLVKDLRKGVNYNDANDYNIIVNDDHLNPQVNGFIDFGDAIYTFRVNELAIALAYAMMGKHNPLEAACHVIAGYHEAFPLEENEVEALFALTCIRLVISVTHAAINKKQHPDNEYLLISERPAWDLLQKLVKVAPAFAHYRFRAACGWIACPNAEKITQAAKKHNLRFAGVVDGMEDQKLHWMDISVGSVELGNATNYQTTKAFCRQVDRLMEDRDVAIGIGRYNEVRPIYTTDAYLQQGNDGPRWRTVHLGVDLFAPAGTAVYAAYEGIVHSFANNSSARDYGPTIILEHELDGVKFYTLYGHLSIKSLKELTVGKAFKKGELLAWFGDESENGEWPPHLHFQMMSDMLNYEGDYPGVAYHDEIDVWTQLILDPMPYMGLTPPDDEKSKAEDILAQRKKKLGRSLSISYHKPLHIVRGFKQYLYDATARRYLDMVNNVAHVGHEHPAVVRAGQEQMAVLNTNTRYLHEQLVYFAEELTATMPKELSVCHFVNSGSEANELALRMVRANTHQKDMIVLETGYHGNTNGCIDISSYKFDGKGGQGAPEHTHVVPAPDLFRGLYRADDPEAIKKYIRHVEQALLSITESGRSLGGFIAESIMSCAGQIPLPQNYLQEVYHMVRSAGGLCIADEVQVGMGRVGERFWGFELHEVVPDIVTIGKPLGNGHPLAAVVTTVEVAEKFANGIEYFNTFGGNPVSCAIGRAVLSTIKEENLQQNALQTGEALIRELRNLQSQYPVIGDVRGNGLFSGFELVKPGLIPATEEAAYLSNRMRDKGVLMSVDGPANNVLKLKPPICFDPSDMDFFLEKLEEVLKEDFLK, from the coding sequence ATGTTAGTAAAACCGATTCAGGAAGAGCGCATTCAAAAAGCCCGGCAGCTTGTAAGCGAATATTATGGTATTTCCGGGGAGCTAAAAGCACTGCAAGGTGAAGTGGATGAAAACTATTTGCTACAAACCGGTGCGGGAGAGCAATACAGTTTTAAAATATCTTCAACCCATATTTCCGAAAAGGAAGTGGAGTTCCAAAATGCCTTGCTCAATCACCTGGAGGATAAGACTGATCTCATTTTGCCCAAAGTGGTTAAAAGCCTGAAAGGTAGCTACTATGAAAAAATTGATCTCGATGGAGGAACAAAAATCCTGCGATTACTGACCTGGGTGCCGGGCAGGTTGTATGCTGATGTAAATCCAAAGAGCAGCGAATTGCTCATAAGCCTGGGCAAAGCTTGCGGCAAGTTAAGCACGGCCCTCAGTGGTTTTGAGCATCCTGAAGCCAACCGCAAGCACCGATGGGACCCTGCCCAGGCTGACTGGGTAAAAGACCACTTCAACAAGTTTTCCGAACCGGGGCAAGCTGATACGGGCAGACATTTCTATGCGTTGTATGAGTCCGTTCAGCCTTTAGTAAAAGACCTTCGAAAGGGAGTAAACTACAATGATGCCAACGACTACAATATCATTGTTAACGATGATCATTTAAACCCACAAGTCAATGGTTTTATTGATTTCGGTGATGCCATATACACCTTCAGGGTTAATGAGCTGGCCATAGCCCTGGCTTATGCCATGATGGGTAAGCATAACCCACTCGAAGCAGCCTGTCACGTCATTGCAGGCTACCATGAAGCATTTCCCCTGGAGGAAAACGAAGTAGAAGCCTTATTTGCCCTGACCTGTATCCGGCTGGTTATTAGCGTAACCCACGCTGCCATTAACAAAAAGCAGCATCCGGACAATGAATATCTACTGATCAGTGAAAGGCCCGCCTGGGACCTATTGCAAAAGCTGGTGAAAGTAGCGCCTGCATTTGCCCATTACAGGTTTAGGGCTGCATGTGGATGGATCGCGTGCCCCAATGCAGAAAAAATAACCCAGGCAGCAAAAAAGCATAATCTGAGATTTGCCGGTGTGGTAGACGGGATGGAAGATCAAAAGCTACACTGGATGGACATAAGTGTGGGTTCTGTTGAGTTGGGCAATGCTACGAATTATCAGACTACCAAAGCTTTTTGCCGACAGGTTGACCGGTTGATGGAAGACCGTGATGTGGCGATAGGCATAGGCCGGTATAATGAGGTTCGACCGATTTATACAACAGATGCCTATCTGCAACAGGGCAATGACGGCCCACGCTGGCGCACCGTTCATTTGGGTGTGGATCTTTTTGCTCCGGCAGGCACGGCGGTTTACGCTGCATACGAGGGTATAGTACATAGCTTTGCCAACAACAGTAGCGCCCGTGACTATGGCCCGACGATCATATTGGAACATGAGCTTGATGGAGTTAAATTTTACACACTGTACGGGCATTTATCCATAAAGTCTTTAAAGGAGTTAACCGTGGGGAAGGCTTTCAAGAAGGGTGAACTTCTGGCATGGTTTGGTGATGAAAGCGAAAATGGCGAGTGGCCGCCTCACCTGCATTTTCAGATGATGAGCGACATGTTAAATTATGAAGGGGACTACCCCGGAGTGGCATACCACGATGAAATTGACGTGTGGACGCAGCTTATCCTGGATCCGATGCCGTACATGGGCCTGACCCCGCCGGATGATGAGAAGAGCAAGGCAGAGGATATTCTGGCGCAGAGAAAGAAAAAGCTGGGCAGAAGCCTGAGTATTTCATATCACAAACCTTTACACATCGTAAGGGGCTTTAAGCAGTACCTCTATGATGCCACGGCAAGGCGTTATCTCGATATGGTCAATAATGTAGCGCATGTAGGACATGAACATCCGGCGGTAGTGCGGGCAGGGCAGGAGCAAATGGCCGTGCTGAATACCAATACCCGATACCTGCATGAGCAATTGGTTTATTTTGCCGAAGAGCTTACGGCCACGATGCCTAAAGAACTGTCCGTCTGCCATTTTGTAAATTCAGGTAGTGAGGCCAATGAATTGGCACTGCGAATGGTACGCGCCAATACCCATCAAAAAGATATGATAGTACTCGAAACCGGTTATCATGGCAATACCAATGGCTGCATTGATATCAGCTCCTATAAGTTTGATGGCAAGGGAGGACAAGGTGCACCCGAACATACCCATGTAGTGCCCGCGCCAGACCTTTTCCGCGGGCTATACCGGGCGGATGATCCGGAAGCCATAAAAAAATACATCAGGCATGTTGAGCAGGCCTTGCTATCCATTACCGAAAGTGGCCGAAGCCTTGGAGGGTTTATAGCCGAGAGCATTATGAGTTGCGCAGGGCAGATACCTTTACCACAAAACTACCTGCAAGAGGTTTATCATATGGTCAGGTCAGCAGGAGGGTTATGTATTGCCGATGAAGTTCAGGTAGGCATGGGTAGGGTTGGAGAGCGCTTTTGGGGCTTTGAGCTTCATGAGGTTGTACCTGATATTGTTACTATCGGGAAGCCGCTGGGCAATGGTCACCCTCTCGCCGCAGTAGTCACTACCGTAGAGGTGGCCGAAAAATTTGCCAATGGTATAGAGTACTTCAATACGTTTGGTGGGAATCCGGTATCATGTGCGATTGGCCGTGCAGTATTGTCTACCATTAAAGAAGAAAACCTGCAGCAAAATGCCCTGCAAACCGGAGAGGCCTTAATCCGTGAACTCAGAAATTTACAAAGCCAGTATCCTGTCATAGGAGATGTACGGGGCAATGGTCTTTTCTCAGGTTTTGAACTGGTAAAGCCTGGACTGATCCCTGCAACGGAAGAAGCTGCCTACCTGTCCAACCGTATGCGAGACAAAGGAGTGCTGATGAGCGTTGATGGCCCCGCCAACAATGTGTTAAAACTTAAACCCCCGATCTGTTTTGATCCTTCCGATATGGATTTCTTTCTGGAGAAGCTGGAGGAGGTTTTGAAGGAGGATTTTTTGAAATAA
- a CDS encoding hydrogen peroxide-inducible genes activator yields MTIQQLKYIVTLDKERHFARAAEACMVSQPGLTIQLKNLEEEIGVKIFDRAKVPLKPTVLGAEIIARARKILREVDGIRDFVITEKNALEGNIKMGVISTLSPYLVPMFIKAMEEVAPKMKFTIREASTGQLMQELETGTLDVALMATPTGSTALREFPIFNEPFIAYLHSSHPMAKADFYEMQPQDKADLLLLEDEYCYNAQLLDICNLDNSKNISEQFTYDITSIETLKNMVRASLGFAIIPQLSIMHESEGAFAKPFKDPKPAREISLVVSDTFSRKLLLEKMSEAIWDILPATLKKDIKYREIRWNDSPYFVKAIKSLA; encoded by the coding sequence ATGACTATCCAACAACTTAAATATATAGTTACCCTTGATAAAGAGCGGCACTTTGCCAGGGCAGCAGAGGCCTGCATGGTATCCCAGCCCGGGCTAACCATTCAACTAAAAAATCTTGAGGAGGAAATAGGTGTCAAGATTTTTGACAGGGCAAAAGTACCGTTGAAACCTACCGTGCTAGGTGCAGAGATCATAGCCAGGGCGCGCAAAATACTCAGGGAGGTTGATGGCATCCGTGATTTTGTGATCACTGAAAAGAACGCCCTGGAGGGCAATATCAAAATGGGTGTGATTTCCACGCTTTCACCATACCTTGTGCCCATGTTCATCAAGGCGATGGAGGAAGTAGCGCCAAAGATGAAGTTTACCATTCGTGAGGCTTCAACCGGCCAATTGATGCAGGAGCTGGAAACGGGTACACTTGATGTAGCATTGATGGCAACACCTACCGGCAGTACGGCGCTAAGGGAATTTCCCATATTCAATGAGCCATTTATTGCTTACTTGCACTCATCACACCCTATGGCCAAGGCGGATTTTTATGAAATGCAGCCACAGGATAAAGCCGACCTGTTGTTACTTGAAGATGAATACTGCTACAACGCCCAGCTTCTGGATATATGCAACCTCGATAACAGTAAAAATATCAGTGAGCAGTTTACCTATGATATTACATCTATTGAAACCCTGAAAAATATGGTGCGAGCTTCACTCGGGTTTGCCATCATCCCCCAACTTTCGATAATGCATGAGAGTGAAGGCGCTTTTGCTAAGCCCTTTAAAGATCCAAAGCCGGCGAGGGAAATCAGCCTCGTGGTTTCAGATACTTTTTCACGTAAACTACTTCTGGAAAAAATGAGTGAAGCCATATGGGATATCCTGCCGGCAACACTAAAGAAAGATATAAAATACCGTGAGATCAGGTGGAACGATTCTCCTTATTTTGTAAAGGCAATTAAGAGCCTTGCGTGA
- a CDS encoding alpha/beta hydrolase: protein MKKLLIFAVALFSATFGQGQIDPSLPGSYNVEKETREFLKAVHGNSGPQIYELSIEDARKVLINAQTGDYEKLPVDIQEKTITQNGKTVNLKVIKPKNAKGKLPALMYFHGGGWILGNDFTHDRLIRELSVKSNIAVVFVNYTPSPEALYPVANEEAYAATQWIKENGASLGLDTSKLAVGGDSVGGNMAIAVTLMAKERRGPKIDFQLLFYPVTDANFNTASYQQFANGHFLTLNAMIWFWNAYAPDKATRNLITVSPLRADIEELKDLPEALIITAENDVLRDEGEAYAKKLNAAGVKVTATRYIGTIHDFVMLNPITNTPAPRAAIEQATAALKAKLH from the coding sequence ATGAAAAAGCTATTAATTTTCGCAGTGGCATTATTCAGTGCCACATTTGGTCAGGGACAAATTGATCCTTCTTTACCTGGGAGCTACAATGTAGAAAAGGAAACCAGGGAATTTTTGAAAGCCGTGCATGGAAACTCCGGCCCGCAAATCTATGAACTATCCATAGAAGACGCCCGTAAGGTACTGATCAATGCGCAAACCGGAGATTACGAAAAGCTGCCGGTAGACATTCAGGAAAAAACTATTACACAAAATGGAAAGACTGTTAACCTCAAGGTCATAAAACCAAAAAATGCCAAAGGAAAGCTGCCAGCCCTGATGTATTTTCATGGCGGTGGCTGGATATTGGGCAACGATTTCACACATGATCGCCTGATTAGGGAACTGTCCGTAAAAAGTAACATTGCCGTGGTTTTTGTAAACTATACGCCCTCACCTGAAGCGCTATATCCGGTAGCCAATGAAGAAGCTTATGCGGCCACTCAGTGGATCAAAGAAAACGGGGCTTCACTGGGGCTGGACACGTCCAAACTTGCTGTGGGAGGCGACAGTGTAGGAGGAAATATGGCTATAGCCGTTACATTAATGGCAAAAGAAAGAAGAGGTCCAAAAATTGATTTCCAGTTACTTTTTTATCCCGTAACAGATGCTAACTTTAATACAGCGTCTTACCAACAATTTGCCAATGGCCACTTTCTCACTCTCAACGCAATGATCTGGTTCTGGAATGCGTATGCCCCTGATAAAGCAACACGTAACCTGATTACGGTTTCTCCGCTGCGTGCAGATATAGAAGAGTTGAAGGATTTGCCCGAGGCCTTAATTATTACTGCAGAAAATGATGTGCTTAGAGATGAGGGTGAGGCCTACGCCAAAAAGTTAAATGCGGCCGGTGTAAAGGTGACTGCCACCAGGTATATCGGCACTATTCACGACTTTGTGATGCTTAACCCTATTACCAATACACCTGCTCCCCGTGCTGCCATAGAGCAAGCAACGGCAGCATTAAAAGCCAAACTACATTAA
- a CDS encoding OsmC family protein yields MKFTRKASANWKGSGKEGKGTVSTQSTVLDKTQYSFSSRFEEGVGTNPEELVAAAHAGCFTMKLSFVLGESDYKPNNLDTEAKLTFEDGAVAQIDLIVKGDVPGISDDEFQKAAQNAKENCPISKLLNTKITLSASLV; encoded by the coding sequence ATGAAATTTACAAGAAAAGCCAGCGCCAACTGGAAAGGTTCCGGTAAGGAAGGAAAAGGAACCGTAAGCACACAAAGCACCGTACTGGACAAAACCCAATACTCTTTCTCATCAAGGTTTGAAGAAGGTGTGGGCACTAACCCTGAAGAGCTGGTAGCAGCGGCACATGCAGGTTGCTTCACCATGAAACTGAGCTTTGTTTTGGGCGAATCTGACTATAAGCCTAACAACCTGGACACTGAGGCCAAACTCACTTTCGAAGATGGTGCAGTTGCCCAGATCGATCTGATTGTAAAAGGTGATGTACCTGGAATTTCAGATGACGAATTTCAGAAGGCCGCTCAGAACGCCAAAGAAAACTGCCCGATTAGCAAATTGCTGAATACGAAGATCACTTTGTCAGCGAGTTTGGTATAA
- a CDS encoding DUF6503 family protein: MKIIQLALLIIIPASVFGQADVNQIIDRSIQFHDPEEQWQKVALKMIIDEPRTSWPERHSELLLNNQNGNFSLKRNSEGHNLKWLYEDGKSSTFMDQSSSETLPADSVSKYRLQPTRTEGYKQFYSFTLGLPMSLKTAGGQIKHVVEQVGFHGQTVYAVTYQLEKPLIASTWVFYFDTDTYQLLGCSLLNDETGEPAEYLKFDKMLIETGGLKLPRVKHWFDADDNYLGSDIVVIVSRS, translated from the coding sequence ATGAAAATTATTCAACTCGCACTCCTTATCATTATTCCGGCAAGTGTTTTTGGCCAGGCTGATGTTAATCAGATCATTGATAGATCCATTCAATTTCATGATCCTGAAGAGCAATGGCAGAAGGTAGCATTAAAGATGATAATTGACGAACCCAGAACGTCATGGCCTGAAAGACACAGCGAATTGCTACTTAATAATCAAAACGGCAATTTTAGTTTGAAGAGAAACTCAGAAGGTCATAATTTGAAATGGCTTTACGAGGATGGCAAAAGCTCAACTTTCATGGATCAGTCCAGCTCCGAAACTTTGCCTGCTGATAGTGTTAGCAAATACAGGCTGCAGCCAACCCGAACGGAAGGCTACAAACAATTCTACAGTTTCACTTTAGGGCTACCTATGAGCCTCAAAACAGCCGGCGGACAAATTAAGCATGTAGTGGAACAAGTCGGTTTTCATGGCCAAACAGTCTACGCTGTCACCTATCAACTTGAAAAGCCTTTGATTGCCTCCACATGGGTCTTCTACTTCGACACAGATACCTACCAGTTATTGGGATGCTCTCTATTGAACGATGAAACGGGAGAGCCGGCAGAATATTTGAAGTTTGACAAAATGCTGATCGAAACAGGTGGCCTGAAATTACCGCGCGTAAAGCATTGGTTTGATGCGGATGACAATTATTTGGGGAGTGATATTGTGGTTATAGTAAGCAGGTCTTGA
- a CDS encoding DUF4153 domain-containing protein, translating to MISKIKIPNLRETLILTAKTVARFPLATLCGIIGTIAMCYYVEVDYQNDDLQKKLMKIVMVSSLGISFFTALQLFGEHLKSRVLHYAIQLLGLVLLLLYYFSLPLELKVVHGVRFVLFGLVAHLLVSFAPFIIHFKRPGFWSYNKQLFLQILTAFFFSMVLFAGLALAFLAVEKLFDVEIRDKTYSKLFFIITGIFSMLYFLGGVPRREVMFQDEEAYSKGLSIFTQYILIPLVGIYNIILYLYTFKIIIQWDWPRGWIAYLFVSYSVLGILSYLLVYPVVTDKSKVWLRVFAKVFFISLIPLVVVLFLAVYLRASEYGLTENRYFLFVLDFWLFGIGAYFIFSKSGNIKLIPLTLAVVILLTSFGPWGAFSMSINNQVSRFEKIFDEKVKGTEELQFEDQKNLSSILTYLMRRESLDEVQGYFKHDIDSLKKEKYVSIENLLLQEYNLEYVNEWADEGNTLRRYFSFTTRTNYVADINHAVFLRFEDYQKSNYKGVAIEIDKDELLINMSDSVGWEAQISIKSLVQDLAKLNNSYVYDMEPEKMALHGENEAISYSLYVHSLYVERVADGQFALQNIGFDLFFTKRK from the coding sequence ATGATATCCAAAATTAAGATCCCGAATCTCAGGGAAACGCTTATACTCACTGCAAAGACAGTGGCAAGATTCCCTTTGGCAACCTTGTGTGGCATAATAGGCACGATAGCCATGTGCTACTACGTAGAGGTCGATTACCAAAACGATGACTTACAAAAGAAACTCATGAAGATCGTGATGGTCAGTAGCCTGGGTATTTCATTTTTTACGGCTTTGCAGCTCTTTGGTGAACACCTTAAAAGCAGGGTCCTCCATTATGCAATTCAACTCTTAGGCCTCGTGCTGCTGTTACTTTATTATTTTTCGTTGCCCTTAGAGCTTAAAGTTGTTCATGGAGTACGGTTTGTGTTGTTTGGGCTTGTGGCACACCTTCTGGTATCTTTTGCTCCATTCATTATCCATTTTAAAAGGCCGGGGTTTTGGTCGTACAACAAGCAGCTTTTCCTGCAAATACTCACGGCATTCTTCTTCTCCATGGTACTGTTTGCTGGTCTGGCTCTGGCTTTTCTTGCTGTTGAGAAACTCTTTGATGTAGAGATCAGGGATAAGACCTATTCTAAGTTGTTTTTCATTATTACCGGTATATTCTCCATGCTGTATTTTTTGGGAGGTGTGCCCAGGAGGGAGGTGATGTTTCAGGATGAAGAAGCCTACTCCAAAGGCTTATCAATATTCACCCAGTACATACTTATACCCTTAGTAGGTATATACAATATAATTTTATACCTCTATACATTTAAGATCATCATTCAGTGGGACTGGCCCAGAGGCTGGATAGCCTATTTGTTTGTGAGCTATTCGGTGTTGGGTATACTGTCTTATCTGCTTGTATATCCTGTAGTTACTGATAAAAGCAAAGTGTGGCTACGGGTATTTGCGAAGGTTTTCTTTATCTCACTCATTCCTTTGGTGGTGGTACTTTTCCTGGCGGTTTACCTGAGGGCTTCCGAGTATGGGCTCACGGAGAACCGGTATTTTCTTTTTGTGCTCGATTTCTGGCTGTTTGGAATCGGCGCCTATTTTATCTTCTCCAAATCCGGCAATATTAAGCTGATACCACTTACACTGGCAGTAGTAATCCTTCTGACGTCCTTTGGGCCTTGGGGAGCATTTTCGATGTCCATCAACAATCAGGTGAGCAGGTTTGAAAAAATATTTGACGAAAAAGTAAAAGGGACTGAAGAGCTTCAGTTCGAAGACCAGAAGAACCTGTCGTCTATACTGACTTACCTGATGAGGCGGGAAAGCCTTGATGAGGTGCAGGGGTATTTTAAGCATGACATCGACTCATTGAAAAAGGAAAAGTATGTGAGTATCGAAAACCTTCTGCTCCAGGAGTATAATTTGGAGTATGTCAATGAATGGGCTGACGAAGGGAACACGCTGCGAAGGTATTTTTCTTTTACTACCCGCACCAACTACGTTGCTGATATAAATCATGCTGTGTTTCTGAGGTTTGAAGACTATCAAAAGAGCAACTACAAAGGAGTGGCTATCGAAATTGATAAAGATGAACTTCTGATCAACATGTCGGACTCTGTAGGGTGGGAAGCTCAGATCAGTATTAAGTCATTGGTACAGGATCTGGCAAAATTAAACAATAGCTACGTATATGATATGGAACCTGAAAAGATGGCCTTGCACGGAGAAAATGAAGCCATAAGCTACTCATTATATGTGCATAGCCTATATGTCGAAAGGGTGGCAGACGGGCAGTTTGCGCTTCAGAATATCGGGTTTGATCTGTTTTTTACGAAGCGTAAATAA
- a CDS encoding YihY/virulence factor BrkB family protein, protein MKKRITNYILESKYYYGLIDLLKRIRFRSYDDLTLYEIITVFIGKIKKDEIVERANAVAFNFTVAVFPAIIFLFTLTPYIHQVIPGVSKDSIMQFIGDIMPESMYETVYATVEDIVGNTRGGLLTFGALLSLYLATNGMMSLMKAFNSCYKTIEKRGFLKMRLVATGLTIMLAIVLILASVLLVIGNAAVDIINNFQWLDIEDYLIYIFFLLRFVVLFIVFFLAISFIYYFGPAVHYNWRFFSVGSLIATLLSMGVTYGFSFYISNFATYNKLYGSLGVLIALMIWQEILSIVLLVGYEINASVHHAHRISGIDESKLAG, encoded by the coding sequence ATGAAGAAAAGAATAACCAACTATATTCTTGAGAGCAAGTATTATTATGGGCTCATAGACCTTCTCAAACGGATCAGGTTCAGAAGTTATGATGACCTTACACTTTACGAGATCATTACTGTTTTTATTGGTAAAATCAAGAAAGATGAGATTGTAGAAAGAGCAAATGCTGTTGCGTTCAATTTTACAGTGGCGGTATTTCCTGCTATCATTTTCCTCTTTACACTCACGCCCTACATTCATCAGGTGATCCCGGGGGTGAGCAAAGATTCCATAATGCAGTTTATCGGAGATATTATGCCGGAGAGCATGTATGAAACGGTTTACGCTACCGTGGAAGATATTGTGGGCAATACCCGTGGCGGACTATTGACTTTTGGTGCGCTTTTGTCCCTCTACCTGGCTACCAATGGGATGATGTCATTGATGAAGGCATTTAACTCATGCTACAAAACCATCGAAAAAAGGGGCTTTCTTAAGATGAGGCTGGTGGCAACAGGGCTTACTATAATGCTGGCTATTGTACTTATCCTCGCCAGTGTGCTTTTGGTAATAGGCAACGCAGCAGTGGATATTATCAATAACTTTCAATGGCTTGATATTGAAGACTACCTGATCTATATCTTCTTTTTACTGCGTTTTGTAGTGCTTTTCATTGTGTTTTTTCTGGCTATCTCGTTTATCTACTATTTTGGCCCGGCGGTTCATTACAACTGGCGGTTTTTCTCGGTAGGCTCGCTGATAGCCACACTCCTGAGCATGGGCGTGACTTATGGTTTTTCATTCTACATTTCAAATTTCGCCACCTATAACAAGCTTTATGGCTCCCTGGGAGTGCTGATCGCTTTGATGATCTGGCAGGAGATACTTTCGATTGTTTTGCTGGTAGGCTATGAGATCAATGCAAGTGTACACCACGCTCACCGTATTTCAGGTATAGACGAAAGCAAGCTGGCAGGCTAA
- a CDS encoding acyl-CoA thioesterase — protein sequence MFEQTTQVRVRYAETDQMGYVYYGNYATYFEVARVESLRSLGLSYKELEDQGVMMPVLENKSKYLAPAKYDELLTIKTTIKKKPAVRIQFDYEIYNESDKLIHIGETVLVFVDMKTGMPCLQPEMMAKLLNPFFD from the coding sequence ATGTTTGAGCAAACTACCCAAGTAAGAGTGAGGTATGCCGAAACTGACCAGATGGGTTATGTTTACTATGGTAACTACGCTACTTATTTTGAAGTGGCCCGTGTTGAAAGCCTGAGAAGCTTGGGGCTTAGCTATAAAGAGCTGGAGGATCAGGGGGTAATGATGCCTGTACTGGAAAATAAATCGAAATATCTGGCACCTGCCAAATATGATGAGCTTCTTACCATCAAAACGACCATCAAAAAGAAACCTGCTGTAAGGATACAATTTGATTATGAAATTTATAATGAATCTGATAAATTGATCCATATTGGTGAGACGGTTTTGGTTTTTGTAGATATGAAAACCGGAATGCCCTGCCTGCAACCAGAGATGATGGCAAAATTGCTCAATCCTTTTTTCGACTAA
- the mltG gene encoding endolytic transglycosylase MltG: MKRRNIFVIFILVFTILLSSFSFYVYQMIYSPNFLVDKEDKVLIIKSDETFKSLQDKLYDLNYVQDLVSFSFLAKLMDYDTQVKPGRYLIKANSANLEVLRILRAGLQQPVNLTFNNIRLKEELAERLTRNIELTPEGFNQALKHYINTNKDGFNDNNIISMFIPNTYQVYYDISGDELLERMHGEYEKFWNSERRQKAKNLGLTPLEISTLASIVQAESIKKDESAKIAGLYINRLQNGIALQADPTLVFASGDFTIKRVLNVHKDIDSPYNTYKYPGLPPGPINMPFIHSIDAVLNYEDHDYLYMCAREDFSGYHNFASNYNEHLRNAARYQRQLTIEQRKARMNNSN; this comes from the coding sequence ATGAAAAGAAGGAATATCTTCGTCATTTTTATTTTAGTTTTTACCATACTGTTGTCTTCGTTCTCATTCTATGTTTACCAGATGATTTATTCACCCAACTTTTTGGTAGATAAGGAAGACAAAGTACTCATAATTAAATCTGACGAGACTTTTAAATCTTTGCAGGACAAACTATACGACCTCAACTATGTTCAGGATCTGGTGTCGTTTAGCTTTCTTGCCAAATTGATGGATTATGACACTCAGGTCAAGCCGGGCAGGTATCTGATAAAAGCAAATTCTGCAAACCTGGAGGTACTCCGTATATTGAGGGCAGGACTGCAGCAGCCGGTCAATCTCACCTTTAATAACATCAGGCTGAAAGAAGAGCTGGCAGAAAGGCTCACCAGGAATATTGAGCTGACACCGGAGGGGTTTAATCAAGCCTTGAAACACTATATAAACACCAATAAAGATGGTTTTAATGACAATAATATCATCAGTATGTTTATACCCAACACCTACCAGGTATACTATGATATTTCAGGGGATGAGCTTCTTGAGAGAATGCATGGCGAGTATGAAAAATTCTGGAATAGTGAGCGAAGACAAAAGGCTAAAAATTTAGGGCTTACGCCGCTGGAAATATCTACTTTGGCGTCCATTGTGCAGGCTGAGAGCATAAAAAAGGATGAAAGCGCCAAAATAGCAGGCTTATATATCAACCGGCTTCAGAATGGTATTGCTTTACAGGCAGATCCCACGCTGGTTTTTGCTTCCGGGGACTTTACCATCAAGCGGGTGCTTAATGTGCACAAAGACATCGATTCTCCTTATAATACCTACAAATATCCCGGTTTGCCTCCCGGTCCGATCAATATGCCTTTTATACACTCCATAGATGCGGTATTGAATTATGAAGACCATGATTATCTATACATGTGTGCAAGAGAAGATTTTTCCGGATACCACAACTTTGCGAGTAATTATAATGAACATTTGAGAAATGCTGCGCGATACCAGAGGCAACTGACTATTGAACAGCGCAAAGCAAGAATGAACAACAGTAACTGA